In one window of Pseudorasbora parva isolate DD20220531a chromosome 7, ASM2467924v1, whole genome shotgun sequence DNA:
- the sybu gene encoding syntabulin isoform X1 produces MGPLQMYEVKEKGSMRSRIPRFVLHPLRTKAKESSASNVPLSEEESKDFDISSQHSKRTISPNSLFSDDTGCPSSQCASPTKTRSGSDNSPQGSPSLGERKVKVKRVRMNVVAEWRAPTQKHKREKPASIMHKVSETDFSSSSSTGSYKTREKLPSSTGKIPSSRSRGPQIRSMPVFKPAGSPTVPRDAELYAPYRTPPKAPSVTNSSSNSSSTRRRTMPVRYHSCGDNHGIKPPNPEQYLTPLQQKEVAIRHLTTKLRDSQNTVCDRESEIEELKSQMGRMREDWIEEECHRVEAQLALKEARKEIKQLRQVVETMKNSLMEKDKGIQKYFIDINIQNRKLESLLHSMELAQNGCSLQDEPTLDFICESPERSAGKLEMELHGEEQAAEEMADSDLLANDEMANRAEILEQVLMSTAVDSSQDGGPKVIPQPGLSTLEPSVSEKSTVEYISCDPFAAEDKGVQTDEIYTADLQALLFQLLKLQGGGFSGLLIPSPHQSQELPPAQVLKTFEDLPEAQKPIKKVPEAQDEEVKDVGLVCTNNVQNAPSDSGLCVSEPEVSPRFMEELNFDLNDSKNTSSMAVVGKNHWSNNFLVDLVAVAAPVLPTVAWLYSQHGLVGGAPVYNIVALIRGCCIMGLHSLRHVSHGPDT; encoded by the exons atgggacctttgcAGATGTATGAG GTGAAGGAAAAGGGAAGCATGCGTAGCCGTATCCCTCGATTTGTCCTCCACCCCTTGCGTACTAAAGCAAAGGAGTCATCGGCATCCAACGTGCCATTGTCAGAAGAGGAGAGCAAGGATTTTGACATTAGCTCCCAGCACTCGAAAAGAACCATCAGTCCAAACAGCCTGTTCTCCG ATGATACCGGATGCCCAAGCAGTCAATGTGCATCGCCAACCAAGACCCGCTCAGGCTCTGACAACAGCCCACAGGGTTCACCCTCTCTGGGAGAGCGCAAGGTCAAAGTGAAGAGAGTTCGGATGAACGTAGTGGCCGAGTGGAGAGCACCCACACAGAAGCACAAGCGAGAGAAGCCTGCCTCCATCATGCACAAAG TCAGTGAGACAGATTTCAGCTCATCTAGCAGCACTGGAAGCTACAAGACACGTGAAAAACTGCCCAGCTCCACAGGGAAGATCCCATCTTCTCGCAG CCGTGGGCCTCAAATCAGGAGCATGCCTGTGTTCAAGCCCGCCGGAAGCCCCACTGTCCCTCGTGATGCAGAGCTTTATGCCCCATACAGGACTCCCCCCAAAGCCCCTTCCGTCACCAACAGCAGTAGCAACTCCAGCTCTACAAGAAG AAGAACCATGCCTGTGCGCTACCATTCCTGCGGAGACAATCATGGCATCAAGCCTCCCAATCCAGAGCAGTACCTTACCCCTCTACAGCAGAAAGAGGTAGCCATACGACACCTCACGACCAAGCTCAGAGACTCGCAGAACACCGTTTGTGACCG GGAGTCTGAGATTGAGGAGCTGAAGTCCCAAATGGGGCGTATGCGAGAGGACTGGATAGAGGAGGAATGTCACCGTGTGGAAGCTCAGCTTGCTCTTAAAGAAGCACGCAAAGAGATCAAGCAGCTGCGTCAAGTGGTAGAAACCATGAAGAACAGCCTCATGGAGAAGGACAAAGGCATCCAGAAGTACTTCATTGACATAAACATCCAAAACAGGAAGCTGGAGTCCTTGCTCCACAGCATGGAGTTGGCGCAGAATGGCTGCAGCTTACAGGATGAGCCGACGTTGGACTTTATCTGTGAGTCTCCGGAAAGATCCGCTGGCAAGTTGGAGATGGAGCTACACGGTGAGGAACAAGCGGCGGAGGAGATGGCTGATAGTGATCTTCTGGCCAATGATGAGATGGCCAACAGAGCAGAGATTCTGGAGCAGGTTCTCATGTCCACTGCGGTCGATTCAAGCCAGGACGGTGGCCCCAAGGTCATTCCCCAACCAGGACTGTCCACCTTGGAGCCGAGTGTCTCGGAAAAGAGCACGGTTGAGTACATCTCCTGCGACCCCTTTGCTGCAGAAGATAAAGGTGTCCAGACGGATGAGATCTACACCGCTGATCTCCAAGCTCTCCTCTTCCAGCTGCTGAAGCTCCAGGGTGGCGGCTTCTCTGGACTCCTTATTCCTTCTCCCCACCAATCCCAGGAATTGCCACCAGCACAGGTTCTCAAAACGTTTGAGGACTTGCCTGAAGCACAAAAACCCATAAAGAAGGTACCTGAAGCACAGGACGAAGAAGTCAAAGATGTTGGCCTTGTTTGCACCAACAATGTCCAAAACGCTCCTAGTGATTCCGGTCTGTGCGTTTCCGAGCCTGAAGTGAGTCCCCGGTTCATGGAGGAGCTGAATTTCGACCTGAATGATTCCAAGAACACCTCTAGCATGGCAGTCGTGGGGAAAAACCACTGGAGCAACAACTTCTTGGTCGATCTGGTTGCAGTGGCAGCACCCGTGCTGCCCACCGTGGCGTGGCTTTACTCGCAGCACGGTTTGGTCGGAGGGGCTCCAGTGTACAACATTGTAGCTttgattagaggctgttgcATTATGGGATTGCACTCACTCCGCCATGTCTCTCACGGTCCAGACACTTAG
- the gdf6a gene encoding growth/differentiation factor 6-A has protein sequence MDALRAVALYTLFIFLWSLPCCQSAALLSQKRSKGARSAHDGQRSPKFLKEILASSPGASRRDDLKDPVVPHDYMISIYRTYSAAEKLGLNASFFRSSKSANTITSFVDRGKDDLTLSPLRRQTYLFDVSTLSDKEELVGAELRIFRKAPGDVQPSPSGVYNIHLLSCRSERPLASRSIDLQDSRKAEWEVLDVWGIFKNRHQGNQLCLQLKVTHGKSDTEIDLNQLGFRRHGRTQQERAILVVYTRSRKRENLFNEMKEKIKSRGDHEEEEEESALQFKARRRRRTALNNRHGKRHGKKSKSRCSKKALHVNFKELGWDDWIIAPLDYEAYHCEGVCDFPLRSHLEPTNHAIIQTLMNSMDPNSTPPSCCVPTKLSPISILYIDSGNNVVYKQYEDMVVEQCGCR, from the exons ATGGATGCCTTAAGAGCAGTCGCCTTATACACGCTCTTCATTTTCCTTTGGAGTTTACCGTGCTGCCAGTCAGCTGCGCTTCTATCGCAGAAAAGGAGCAAGGGTGCCAGGAGCGCGCATGATGGACAAAGGTCACCCAAATTTCTCAAAGAGATTCTCGCATCCTCCCCGGGCGCGAGTCGTCGGGATGATTTAAAGGACCCGGTTGTGCCTCACGACTACATGATCTCTATATATAGGACTTACTCCGCCGCTGAAAAACTGGGACTCAATGCAAGTTTTTTCCGCTCTTCAAAGTCTGCAAATACCATAACGAGTTTTGTAGACAGGGGAAaag ACGATCTCACGCTCTCTCCTTTGCGAAGACAAACGTATCTGTTTGATGTCTCAACTCTCTCAGACAAAGAGGAGCTGGTCGGTGCTGAATTAAGGATATTTCGCAAAGCGCCCGGGGATGTTCAACCGTCTCCATCAGGCGTCTACAACATTCATTTACTCTCATGTCGATCAGAGAGGCCACTGGCTTCCAGATCTATTGATCTTCAGGATTCCCGAAAAGCGGAGTGGGAGGTTCTGGACGTTTGGgggatttttaaaaataggcATCAAGGGAATCAGCTCTGTCTCCAGCTCAAGGTTACGCACGGCAAATCTGACACTGAAATCGACCTAAATCAACTGGGGTTCCGCCGGCACGGCCGAACGCAGCAAGAAAGGGCCATTTTGGTGGTCTACACGCGGTCTAGGAAGAGAGAAAACCTGTTTAATGAGATGAAAGAGAAGATCAAGTCTCGCGGAGAccatgaggaggaggaggaggagagcgCGCTGCAGTTTAAAGCGCGGCGCAGACGGAGAACTGCGCTCAACAATCGCCACGGGAAAAGACATGGCAAAAAGTCCAAATCGAGATGCAGCAAAAAGGCACTGCATGTTAATTTCAAAGAGCTGGGATGGGACGACTGGATCATCGCTCCCCTGGATTACGAAGCCTACCACTGCGAGGGCGTGTGCGACTTCCCATTGAGGTCGCACCTGGAGCCGACCAACCACGCCATCATTCAGACGCTTATGAACTCCATGGACCCCAACAGCACGCCACCGAGCTGTTGCGTCCCCACAAAACTCAGTCCCATCAGTATACTATACATAGACTCCGGCAACAACGTCGTGTACAAACAGTACGAGGACATGGTGGTCGAACAGTGTGGCTGTAGGTAG
- the sybu gene encoding syntabulin isoform X4, producing the protein MVLSKGKRCFSVSETDFSSSSSTGSYKTREKLPSSTGKIPSSRSRGPQIRSMPVFKPAGSPTVPRDAELYAPYRTPPKAPSVTNSSSNSSSTRRRTMPVRYHSCGDNHGIKPPNPEQYLTPLQQKEVAIRHLTTKLRDSQNTVCDRESEIEELKSQMGRMREDWIEEECHRVEAQLALKEARKEIKQLRQVVETMKNSLMEKDKGIQKYFIDINIQNRKLESLLHSMELAQNGCSLQDEPTLDFICESPERSAGKLEMELHGEEQAAEEMADSDLLANDEMANRAEILEQVLMSTAVDSSQDGGPKVIPQPGLSTLEPSVSEKSTVEYISCDPFAAEDKGVQTDEIYTADLQALLFQLLKLQGGGFSGLLIPSPHQSQELPPAQVLKTFEDLPEAQKPIKKVPEAQDEEVKDVGLVCTNNVQNAPSDSGLCVSEPEVSPRFMEELNFDLNDSKNTSSMAVVGKNHWSNNFLVDLVAVAAPVLPTVAWLYSQHGLVGGAPVYNIVALIRGCCIMGLHSLRHVSHGPDT; encoded by the exons ATGGTTTTGTCAAAAGGAAAGAGATGCTTCTCAG TCAGTGAGACAGATTTCAGCTCATCTAGCAGCACTGGAAGCTACAAGACACGTGAAAAACTGCCCAGCTCCACAGGGAAGATCCCATCTTCTCGCAG CCGTGGGCCTCAAATCAGGAGCATGCCTGTGTTCAAGCCCGCCGGAAGCCCCACTGTCCCTCGTGATGCAGAGCTTTATGCCCCATACAGGACTCCCCCCAAAGCCCCTTCCGTCACCAACAGCAGTAGCAACTCCAGCTCTACAAGAAG AAGAACCATGCCTGTGCGCTACCATTCCTGCGGAGACAATCATGGCATCAAGCCTCCCAATCCAGAGCAGTACCTTACCCCTCTACAGCAGAAAGAGGTAGCCATACGACACCTCACGACCAAGCTCAGAGACTCGCAGAACACCGTTTGTGACCG GGAGTCTGAGATTGAGGAGCTGAAGTCCCAAATGGGGCGTATGCGAGAGGACTGGATAGAGGAGGAATGTCACCGTGTGGAAGCTCAGCTTGCTCTTAAAGAAGCACGCAAAGAGATCAAGCAGCTGCGTCAAGTGGTAGAAACCATGAAGAACAGCCTCATGGAGAAGGACAAAGGCATCCAGAAGTACTTCATTGACATAAACATCCAAAACAGGAAGCTGGAGTCCTTGCTCCACAGCATGGAGTTGGCGCAGAATGGCTGCAGCTTACAGGATGAGCCGACGTTGGACTTTATCTGTGAGTCTCCGGAAAGATCCGCTGGCAAGTTGGAGATGGAGCTACACGGTGAGGAACAAGCGGCGGAGGAGATGGCTGATAGTGATCTTCTGGCCAATGATGAGATGGCCAACAGAGCAGAGATTCTGGAGCAGGTTCTCATGTCCACTGCGGTCGATTCAAGCCAGGACGGTGGCCCCAAGGTCATTCCCCAACCAGGACTGTCCACCTTGGAGCCGAGTGTCTCGGAAAAGAGCACGGTTGAGTACATCTCCTGCGACCCCTTTGCTGCAGAAGATAAAGGTGTCCAGACGGATGAGATCTACACCGCTGATCTCCAAGCTCTCCTCTTCCAGCTGCTGAAGCTCCAGGGTGGCGGCTTCTCTGGACTCCTTATTCCTTCTCCCCACCAATCCCAGGAATTGCCACCAGCACAGGTTCTCAAAACGTTTGAGGACTTGCCTGAAGCACAAAAACCCATAAAGAAGGTACCTGAAGCACAGGACGAAGAAGTCAAAGATGTTGGCCTTGTTTGCACCAACAATGTCCAAAACGCTCCTAGTGATTCCGGTCTGTGCGTTTCCGAGCCTGAAGTGAGTCCCCGGTTCATGGAGGAGCTGAATTTCGACCTGAATGATTCCAAGAACACCTCTAGCATGGCAGTCGTGGGGAAAAACCACTGGAGCAACAACTTCTTGGTCGATCTGGTTGCAGTGGCAGCACCCGTGCTGCCCACCGTGGCGTGGCTTTACTCGCAGCACGGTTTGGTCGGAGGGGCTCCAGTGTACAACATTGTAGCTttgattagaggctgttgcATTATGGGATTGCACTCACTCCGCCATGTCTCTCACGGTCCAGACACTTAG
- the sybu gene encoding syntabulin isoform X3: protein MRSRIPRFVLHPLRTKAKESSASNVPLSEEESKDFDISSQHSKRTISPNSLFSDDTGCPSSQCASPTKTRSGSDNSPQGSPSLGERKVKVKRVRMNVVAEWRAPTQKHKREKPASIMHKVSETDFSSSSSTGSYKTREKLPSSTGKIPSSRSRGPQIRSMPVFKPAGSPTVPRDAELYAPYRTPPKAPSVTNSSSNSSSTRRRTMPVRYHSCGDNHGIKPPNPEQYLTPLQQKEVAIRHLTTKLRDSQNTVCDRESEIEELKSQMGRMREDWIEEECHRVEAQLALKEARKEIKQLRQVVETMKNSLMEKDKGIQKYFIDINIQNRKLESLLHSMELAQNGCSLQDEPTLDFICESPERSAGKLEMELHGEEQAAEEMADSDLLANDEMANRAEILEQVLMSTAVDSSQDGGPKVIPQPGLSTLEPSVSEKSTVEYISCDPFAAEDKGVQTDEIYTADLQALLFQLLKLQGGGFSGLLIPSPHQSQELPPAQVLKTFEDLPEAQKPIKKVPEAQDEEVKDVGLVCTNNVQNAPSDSGLCVSEPEVSPRFMEELNFDLNDSKNTSSMAVVGKNHWSNNFLVDLVAVAAPVLPTVAWLYSQHGLVGGAPVYNIVALIRGCCIMGLHSLRHVSHGPDT, encoded by the exons ATGCGTAGCCGTATCCCTCGATTTGTCCTCCACCCCTTGCGTACTAAAGCAAAGGAGTCATCGGCATCCAACGTGCCATTGTCAGAAGAGGAGAGCAAGGATTTTGACATTAGCTCCCAGCACTCGAAAAGAACCATCAGTCCAAACAGCCTGTTCTCCG ATGATACCGGATGCCCAAGCAGTCAATGTGCATCGCCAACCAAGACCCGCTCAGGCTCTGACAACAGCCCACAGGGTTCACCCTCTCTGGGAGAGCGCAAGGTCAAAGTGAAGAGAGTTCGGATGAACGTAGTGGCCGAGTGGAGAGCACCCACACAGAAGCACAAGCGAGAGAAGCCTGCCTCCATCATGCACAAAG TCAGTGAGACAGATTTCAGCTCATCTAGCAGCACTGGAAGCTACAAGACACGTGAAAAACTGCCCAGCTCCACAGGGAAGATCCCATCTTCTCGCAG CCGTGGGCCTCAAATCAGGAGCATGCCTGTGTTCAAGCCCGCCGGAAGCCCCACTGTCCCTCGTGATGCAGAGCTTTATGCCCCATACAGGACTCCCCCCAAAGCCCCTTCCGTCACCAACAGCAGTAGCAACTCCAGCTCTACAAGAAG AAGAACCATGCCTGTGCGCTACCATTCCTGCGGAGACAATCATGGCATCAAGCCTCCCAATCCAGAGCAGTACCTTACCCCTCTACAGCAGAAAGAGGTAGCCATACGACACCTCACGACCAAGCTCAGAGACTCGCAGAACACCGTTTGTGACCG GGAGTCTGAGATTGAGGAGCTGAAGTCCCAAATGGGGCGTATGCGAGAGGACTGGATAGAGGAGGAATGTCACCGTGTGGAAGCTCAGCTTGCTCTTAAAGAAGCACGCAAAGAGATCAAGCAGCTGCGTCAAGTGGTAGAAACCATGAAGAACAGCCTCATGGAGAAGGACAAAGGCATCCAGAAGTACTTCATTGACATAAACATCCAAAACAGGAAGCTGGAGTCCTTGCTCCACAGCATGGAGTTGGCGCAGAATGGCTGCAGCTTACAGGATGAGCCGACGTTGGACTTTATCTGTGAGTCTCCGGAAAGATCCGCTGGCAAGTTGGAGATGGAGCTACACGGTGAGGAACAAGCGGCGGAGGAGATGGCTGATAGTGATCTTCTGGCCAATGATGAGATGGCCAACAGAGCAGAGATTCTGGAGCAGGTTCTCATGTCCACTGCGGTCGATTCAAGCCAGGACGGTGGCCCCAAGGTCATTCCCCAACCAGGACTGTCCACCTTGGAGCCGAGTGTCTCGGAAAAGAGCACGGTTGAGTACATCTCCTGCGACCCCTTTGCTGCAGAAGATAAAGGTGTCCAGACGGATGAGATCTACACCGCTGATCTCCAAGCTCTCCTCTTCCAGCTGCTGAAGCTCCAGGGTGGCGGCTTCTCTGGACTCCTTATTCCTTCTCCCCACCAATCCCAGGAATTGCCACCAGCACAGGTTCTCAAAACGTTTGAGGACTTGCCTGAAGCACAAAAACCCATAAAGAAGGTACCTGAAGCACAGGACGAAGAAGTCAAAGATGTTGGCCTTGTTTGCACCAACAATGTCCAAAACGCTCCTAGTGATTCCGGTCTGTGCGTTTCCGAGCCTGAAGTGAGTCCCCGGTTCATGGAGGAGCTGAATTTCGACCTGAATGATTCCAAGAACACCTCTAGCATGGCAGTCGTGGGGAAAAACCACTGGAGCAACAACTTCTTGGTCGATCTGGTTGCAGTGGCAGCACCCGTGCTGCCCACCGTGGCGTGGCTTTACTCGCAGCACGGTTTGGTCGGAGGGGCTCCAGTGTACAACATTGTAGCTttgattagaggctgttgcATTATGGGATTGCACTCACTCCGCCATGTCTCTCACGGTCCAGACACTTAG
- the sybu gene encoding syntabulin isoform X2, producing MGPLQMYEVKEKGSMRSRIPRFVLHPLRTKAKESSASNVPLSEEESKDFDISSQHSKRTISPNSLFSDDTGCPSSQCASPTKTRSGSDNSPQGSPSLGERKVKVKRVRMNVVAEWRAPTQKHKREKPASIMHKVSETDFSSSSSTGSYKTREKLPSSTGKIPSSRSRGPQIRSMPVFKPAGSPTVPRDAELYAPYRTPPKAPSVTNSSSNSSSTRRTMPVRYHSCGDNHGIKPPNPEQYLTPLQQKEVAIRHLTTKLRDSQNTVCDRESEIEELKSQMGRMREDWIEEECHRVEAQLALKEARKEIKQLRQVVETMKNSLMEKDKGIQKYFIDINIQNRKLESLLHSMELAQNGCSLQDEPTLDFICESPERSAGKLEMELHGEEQAAEEMADSDLLANDEMANRAEILEQVLMSTAVDSSQDGGPKVIPQPGLSTLEPSVSEKSTVEYISCDPFAAEDKGVQTDEIYTADLQALLFQLLKLQGGGFSGLLIPSPHQSQELPPAQVLKTFEDLPEAQKPIKKVPEAQDEEVKDVGLVCTNNVQNAPSDSGLCVSEPEVSPRFMEELNFDLNDSKNTSSMAVVGKNHWSNNFLVDLVAVAAPVLPTVAWLYSQHGLVGGAPVYNIVALIRGCCIMGLHSLRHVSHGPDT from the exons atgggacctttgcAGATGTATGAG GTGAAGGAAAAGGGAAGCATGCGTAGCCGTATCCCTCGATTTGTCCTCCACCCCTTGCGTACTAAAGCAAAGGAGTCATCGGCATCCAACGTGCCATTGTCAGAAGAGGAGAGCAAGGATTTTGACATTAGCTCCCAGCACTCGAAAAGAACCATCAGTCCAAACAGCCTGTTCTCCG ATGATACCGGATGCCCAAGCAGTCAATGTGCATCGCCAACCAAGACCCGCTCAGGCTCTGACAACAGCCCACAGGGTTCACCCTCTCTGGGAGAGCGCAAGGTCAAAGTGAAGAGAGTTCGGATGAACGTAGTGGCCGAGTGGAGAGCACCCACACAGAAGCACAAGCGAGAGAAGCCTGCCTCCATCATGCACAAAG TCAGTGAGACAGATTTCAGCTCATCTAGCAGCACTGGAAGCTACAAGACACGTGAAAAACTGCCCAGCTCCACAGGGAAGATCCCATCTTCTCGCAG CCGTGGGCCTCAAATCAGGAGCATGCCTGTGTTCAAGCCCGCCGGAAGCCCCACTGTCCCTCGTGATGCAGAGCTTTATGCCCCATACAGGACTCCCCCCAAAGCCCCTTCCGTCACCAACAGCAGTAGCAACTCCAGCTCTACAAGAAG AACCATGCCTGTGCGCTACCATTCCTGCGGAGACAATCATGGCATCAAGCCTCCCAATCCAGAGCAGTACCTTACCCCTCTACAGCAGAAAGAGGTAGCCATACGACACCTCACGACCAAGCTCAGAGACTCGCAGAACACCGTTTGTGACCG GGAGTCTGAGATTGAGGAGCTGAAGTCCCAAATGGGGCGTATGCGAGAGGACTGGATAGAGGAGGAATGTCACCGTGTGGAAGCTCAGCTTGCTCTTAAAGAAGCACGCAAAGAGATCAAGCAGCTGCGTCAAGTGGTAGAAACCATGAAGAACAGCCTCATGGAGAAGGACAAAGGCATCCAGAAGTACTTCATTGACATAAACATCCAAAACAGGAAGCTGGAGTCCTTGCTCCACAGCATGGAGTTGGCGCAGAATGGCTGCAGCTTACAGGATGAGCCGACGTTGGACTTTATCTGTGAGTCTCCGGAAAGATCCGCTGGCAAGTTGGAGATGGAGCTACACGGTGAGGAACAAGCGGCGGAGGAGATGGCTGATAGTGATCTTCTGGCCAATGATGAGATGGCCAACAGAGCAGAGATTCTGGAGCAGGTTCTCATGTCCACTGCGGTCGATTCAAGCCAGGACGGTGGCCCCAAGGTCATTCCCCAACCAGGACTGTCCACCTTGGAGCCGAGTGTCTCGGAAAAGAGCACGGTTGAGTACATCTCCTGCGACCCCTTTGCTGCAGAAGATAAAGGTGTCCAGACGGATGAGATCTACACCGCTGATCTCCAAGCTCTCCTCTTCCAGCTGCTGAAGCTCCAGGGTGGCGGCTTCTCTGGACTCCTTATTCCTTCTCCCCACCAATCCCAGGAATTGCCACCAGCACAGGTTCTCAAAACGTTTGAGGACTTGCCTGAAGCACAAAAACCCATAAAGAAGGTACCTGAAGCACAGGACGAAGAAGTCAAAGATGTTGGCCTTGTTTGCACCAACAATGTCCAAAACGCTCCTAGTGATTCCGGTCTGTGCGTTTCCGAGCCTGAAGTGAGTCCCCGGTTCATGGAGGAGCTGAATTTCGACCTGAATGATTCCAAGAACACCTCTAGCATGGCAGTCGTGGGGAAAAACCACTGGAGCAACAACTTCTTGGTCGATCTGGTTGCAGTGGCAGCACCCGTGCTGCCCACCGTGGCGTGGCTTTACTCGCAGCACGGTTTGGTCGGAGGGGCTCCAGTGTACAACATTGTAGCTttgattagaggctgttgcATTATGGGATTGCACTCACTCCGCCATGTCTCTCACGGTCCAGACACTTAG